A section of the Pseudomonadota bacterium genome encodes:
- a CDS encoding AAA family ATPase, whose product MNEKYIEYWGLKQHPFLLAPDSQMMYMAGQYFECLERLKYAINTNKGGVLIISEDAGLGKTTILLKLIDEMREEYGDSFRYALIDHPTINPDQLIAHITESISGAQPYEDKLKNLSLLKSALTEVKQKGGKNIIIVDEGQMLCGAKDVLQELRMLINLAYNNEYLHTFILSGQKPLWDEIKNMPEFWQRLPVRYYFYPLRLEETKELIKFRLLKAGIDNGKEIFTNDAFEIIQRYSKGSPRTIIALADLSLLMGFSDHSRRISFKEMTKAINAMAGKGESLPYVIEDRKKKSETPLSTFSNENKDSESIKQIIGYIAQEKKDKSHNISVANQIRPFFVILAIIFSIIAGSLAGYLYTNREKVNNSPIIARKEMVVVDSEKQKQDPVENKVVKEGTPEIQSKPVKYAMINANAANIRGAPNIASPRVGMIFEGETVKIVDETVGPDGGRWYKFYFYGDREAWISEKVITLK is encoded by the coding sequence ATGAATGAAAAATACATCGAATACTGGGGTTTAAAACAACACCCTTTTCTTTTAGCGCCCGACAGCCAGATGATGTACATGGCCGGGCAGTATTTTGAATGCCTCGAAAGGCTTAAATACGCCATAAATACGAACAAGGGCGGCGTACTTATCATATCGGAAGATGCTGGACTCGGGAAAACAACCATACTATTGAAGCTTATAGATGAGATGAGAGAGGAGTATGGAGACTCATTCCGGTATGCATTGATTGATCATCCTACGATCAATCCTGATCAATTGATAGCCCATATAACTGAAAGTATTTCCGGTGCTCAACCCTATGAGGATAAATTGAAAAATCTGTCGCTGCTTAAAAGCGCTCTTACTGAGGTGAAGCAGAAGGGTGGCAAGAATATCATAATCGTTGATGAAGGCCAGATGCTGTGCGGCGCGAAAGATGTACTGCAGGAATTAAGGATGCTCATTAACCTTGCATACAACAATGAGTATTTACATACCTTCATCCTCTCCGGGCAGAAACCCCTCTGGGATGAAATAAAGAACATGCCGGAATTCTGGCAAAGATTACCCGTCCGGTACTATTTTTATCCTTTGAGACTTGAGGAAACAAAGGAACTCATAAAATTCAGACTCTTAAAGGCGGGTATCGACAACGGAAAAGAAATTTTCACTAATGATGCCTTTGAGATTATTCAGAGATATTCAAAGGGTTCACCACGAACGATTATTGCCCTTGCAGATCTTTCGCTGCTTATGGGCTTTTCTGATCATTCACGCAGGATAAGCTTCAAAGAAATGACGAAGGCTATTAATGCAATGGCAGGGAAGGGCGAGAGCCTTCCATATGTTATAGAAGACAGGAAAAAGAAGAGTGAAACCCCTCTGAGCACATTTTCGAATGAAAACAAAGATAGTGAATCGATAAAACAGATTATCGGGTACATCGCACAAGAAAAAAAGGATAAATCACATAATATAAGTGTAGCAAACCAAATCAGACCTTTTTTTGTCATACTGGCTATTATATTTTCTATCATTGCAGGCTCCCTGGCGGGTTATCTCTATACCAACAGGGAAAAGGTTAACAACAGCCCGATAATAGCAAGGAAAGAAATGGTGGTAGTTGACAGCGAAAAGCAGAAGCAGGATCCGGTTGAAAATAAAGTGGTAAAAGAAGGTACACCCGAAATCCAGTCAAAGCCTGTTAAATATGCGATGATCAACGCAAATGCAGCCAATATAAGGGGAGCGCCAAACATCGCATCTCCAAGGGTTGGAATGATTTTTGAAGGTGAAACAGTCAAAATCGTTGATGAAACCGTTGGCCCGGATGGTGGCAGGTGGTACAAGTTTTATTTTTACGGTGACAGAGAGGCCTGGATATCCGAGAAGGTAATAACATTAAAATAA
- a CDS encoding peptidylprolyl isomerase, which yields MAFAAYPTLTATIKTNRGDINLKLFPDKAPLTVLNFVSLSKRGFYNNLTFHRVIPNFMIQGGCPLGTGTGGPGYQFKDEFSPELKHNKAGILSMANAGPNTNGSQFFITHVPTPYLNNKHTVFGEVVDSKDQKVVNSIVTGDRIIAIVIEGDYTKLSENYKEQLDQWNKVLDKK from the coding sequence ATGGCATTTGCAGCATATCCTACGTTAACAGCTACAATAAAAACAAACAGGGGCGACATAAACCTGAAGCTCTTTCCCGATAAAGCGCCACTTACAGTATTGAACTTTGTGAGCCTGTCGAAAAGAGGTTTTTACAATAACCTGACTTTCCATAGGGTCATTCCGAATTTCATGATTCAGGGGGGATGCCCACTGGGCACTGGCACAGGTGGTCCCGGGTATCAGTTCAAAGATGAATTCTCGCCTGAATTGAAACATAATAAGGCCGGAATACTTTCAATGGCAAATGCAGGTCCAAACACAAACGGAAGTCAATTCTTTATCACCCATGTCCCAACACCATACCTGAACAACAAACATACTGTTTTCGGAGAGGTAGTTGACTCAAAAGACCAAAAGGTTGTTAACAGCATTGTGACTGGAGACAGAATTATCGCGATTGTCATTGAAGGGGATTATACAAAACTGTCAGAAAACTACAAGGAACAACTTGACCAATGGAACAAAGTGCTGGATAAAAAGTAG